The sequence below is a genomic window from Macadamia integrifolia cultivar HAES 741 chromosome 1, SCU_Mint_v3, whole genome shotgun sequence.
GGAGTTCTCGAAATACCTGAATGCTTGATTCAAGAGCAGTTATGTGAAGTGGTGAGAGACCATCTTTATCCAATTTATACGCATTGGAAGTATCATGCCTCAACAACTGTTGTACTATGTTGAGGTCACCGGAAGACTTACCTCTTCTTTGCAATAACCGTTGTGTTATTTGGAAGGAACCGTCGGATACTGCATAGTGGAGAGCGGTCCTTTCATTCTTATCTACTTTATCCACAAGTATTTTACCCATTTTCTCCAATAGTACTTTCACCACACTTAGCCTCCTTTCAACGACGGCCACATGTAAAGCTGTCCGACCATGTGGTCCACCATGAGCTGGAGATGGACAAATGAGAAAGATTTGGTTGAGAATATCCAAGCATCCGTCACTGGCAGCCAAGTAGAGTGGAGATTCCCCACATCCTTCTGCGTGATCAGCATCATAGTTGGGATGCCCTAAATCAGGATCAGTCTCAGTCAACAACTTTACCATCTCAAAGTCATTTCTACTCACAGCTTCGTGCAGGGCTGTGTGAAAGCTCTTGTTTCTCATCCTTAGTTTCTCAAGAACAACTGAACTATAATTTCCACTTTCGACATCATGGCTCGAAGACCAAGGCTTTATCTTTTCAATTAGAAATTTAGCTATGGAAGCGTGCCCTTCTCTGGCTGCTACATGAAGGGCAGTATCATCTTCTGAGTTCACCTGTGTGATTAGAGATAGGCTTCTGTTGTATTCCATGTTACCTTCTAAATTTGAATTGTGTCGGAGAAGAGCAGAGTACACTTCATTCACAAACTCTATGTGACCGAAACTCACTGAGACGTGAAGGGCTGTGTTCTCATTTGGAGTTACTCTTAGCAATCGGctagaatcttcaatcactacttGTTGGAGAAGTGTAATGTCACCAAGCTTTGCAGCCCTGTAGACTTGAGGATCCATGGCCTGATACAACAACAGCTCTTTATCTCCTTGGGGAAAGGAGAAGTAGTCCACAAAGCCtttgggatgggatgggatgggatgggatgggagtAGGACGGAGGAGAAGACCACTAAGATCTAGTTGTTTCCTACGTGGCTTNNNNNNNNNNNNNNNNNNNNtaataataataataataataataataataataataataataataataataataataataataataataataataataataataataataataataataataataataataataataataataataataataataataataataataataataattaaggactatgaggttatgaataggaAAACTGATTTGTAACAATGCTTCTATCGATCTCCTTGGTCACTATACAAAATTTTAGACtattaaatgaatgatttgataGTAAGGCtattttatgatttcatgtcacGGTCTCTACTTAAGTTGGAGATCCAATTTACCCCAACCATCTGGACAACCCACGGATGGATACACctacacacacacccacacacacaatgcatacgacagggttcgatcccataGCCTCCTCCTCTGGGCGCCAACTCTTTAAGCCAGAGctgccaccactaggctatcctctTTGTCCTGATTACAACATGAACACATCAAATCAATTTCCCTATTCATGATTGTTTACTTGTTTGATTTTGGGGAAGatgatttgaagtgtttttacTGAATCTTTtctcactataagttatgaatgcaAGATTTCATTGTGGTTCAAACTTGAAAACATGCGAATCTAAACTAAagtgaaaaattgaaataaattgaaactgtATCTGACCATTTAACCCTCATTCTTAGATCGAAACCAATTCAATCTGATTTGGGACCAAGTTGAATCCACCATTTAACACCTCTTAGTCACCCCtgcccccaccccccaccccacaccccacaccccacaccccacatCCACCCACACGCACACACAAACGAACTACCTACCCATAACCACAAACACATGCaatcaacccccccccccatacACACAAACGCACTACCTACAAACACATGCACTCAACACCACCCCAACAAACGCACTACCTACACACACCCACAACACACCCAGAAACACATGCACTCAAcacccccccacacacacagaGATTGAGGTACTAAATAATTGCTATTCAACGATGAAAAAGTATGAAGAATCCTACTCACTTGGGTATATTAAAATGGAGAAGGgtatttccttttccttcctaTAAATCCAAAATTTTTCCGGACGCACAATGGGGTACACTAATTAGTAAGATTAATGAGGCAAAATAGCCAATTGAAAAGCAATAGTCATGTTTCTAAGCCTCCAATTAGAGAGAACCACTTTCTAAGCCTCCAAACTACAGAGAGAATCATTGCCTAGTACAGTGGGTAGGTGTGGAGTGTAGAAAGAGAGCGGTTCAGGTTCACGAACGAGAATGTACGAAAACGGTTATGATCCGTGgatataaaatcaattttcgttttcttcatttaatggattctatatccacggatcaggAGCGaacgagaacattctcgtacgtgaacctgatccttTCACGTGTAGAAACCCATCTTACCAGAAGGTCATAGGTTCAAGCCTTCTGGTTCTCATCTTCCCTCCCCCTATAGAATAGGCTCGACCAGGGgggagagcgagagagagcTATCCTCCGACTCCGGCTCTGATGTCCTTGGGGGTGCGTGGCATGAGTCCAAGGTTATAAAATTTGTGATCGGTCTTGGGGATCAGTCAAAGTCCGAATCACCCTGAATTTCATTATATTGGACAgattttatccttatttttcaatgaaaattaattttattatcATTTACATTTATATTTTACTATTGGATTGGTATTAAATTATCAAAGCCGATATGATTCAATCCGGCTAATACTGATACAATCCGAATTTTAAGTGGAATTTGAGAACTTGGATCTGGTCTGAGGAGATTTGCGAGAGAGGAAAAAATTGGGCCATGGGTCTCGGTGGACAGACTGATTATGACGCTTGCAGAGTGGTCCAAGTTCAGTGGTGTGAGTGGGTACTTCTGGGagaagggagggggagagagggaCAGGAACAGGGACAGGGACAGGGACAGGCGAAAGGACGGAGatggaaaaaaaggggagagagaagagggaaagaaattacaaagaaaattatTATCTTAAGTAGTTGGTAAGTAAAGTCAGGTGGTTACAAATAGATTAACCCTTTAAATAATCAACATTAATACTTTGTGTCTTAATTATGATAAAAGAACCCTGCCCCCTTGTGTGTGTATACATCTAGAGTCTTCCATTAACCTGGGATTGGTATAGTGACCGTGCAAGTGAACAAGGTTCCCTTCTTTTATAatgtaatatatataatttacacTTTACAATTGGAAACGGAAGCCCCTTCAAAGTGAAAGGGAAATTTTGTAATAGTTTCATTACGAGACAAATCTTGTGTAAGTCAATGTGTGATCGAGAATAACAATTGTAAATGGAAAAAACCTTTATTAAGTAGGGTAATTTCACTAAAATATATAGAAGATTCAGAACAACACATTACAGTAGTGTCACTTCAAATACCAGACCAACATAACAAATACAGACATTAATTTTCTTAATTCTTCCTTTTAATAAGGAGAATATTTGACACTGAAAAATGACAAATATAAAAGGAACAAAATACCAGGCAGTAAAAGACTCAAATTCTTTACGGACTCGATTCGTGAATGCctgagaagaaataaagtagCAACAATATCTGCAAGAAATAAGATATAAACTAATGACACAATTGAAGAAGTGAAAGCAGAAACGGTATTGGATTGGCCAAGGACTACGTCAAAATTTGATAATACTGCCCTCATGCCCTTACAGAACGCTACTGCAGTGAAGAGAATTGCGAAGCATATAAGAAATGTACCCATTTTCAAAAATGAAGAATAAAAGTAGTCGCCAGCAACTGGGGCCAAGAACATGACCATCAAAGTAATAAGCGACAGACTCAAAGCGGCCATATCGTTCCTTATAAAACTTTTGAAGTCTAAATTGTCGATGAGTAAAGGCTTTCCATAAGCCTTGCTACTGGGATCGCTATTGTAGCCACCGGGGACTTGAAAAACTGCTGTGAAGGCTACGGTGGAAATAAGAGACGCTACTATTTGGAGAGTCTTTCCCATTTCTCTTTGGTTTTTTGTAACCTTTGTTGTTGCTGCTTTTTTTTGTCCCTCTGCCTGATTCTGCGGGGGGTCACTGCATATTTGCTCCTTAtttgctcctcctcctcctatcATCCATTTATTTTCTCCTCTTACATTTATTGCATGCCATGGCCAAAAAATATGAGCCATCAATAATTGGTATAACTGCAACAAGAATATGGAATTTTGATTAATAGGAGTAATTAATCGGTTGGTAGAAAGAAAAAAGTCCATAGGATTAATGACTTTCTGCATGTCAAATTGtcaattgaattatttatttatttattattatttttaagggtttttttaagaaataaatacCAATAATTAATGAGAATCAACATTAGGGTAGAGGGAGGTCATAAAGTCTTATATATATAGGTTGGGATCGATGCAtctacaataataaaaaaaaaattgcaaaatatAAAGATTACTTTCCATAATTAAATCCAAATTAATTAAACACTAGGAGATTTACTTGGGCCACTTTGTCATTATCTAATTGGTCATTTGAATtagaatataatataatttcttACACCTTTGAAATCATGATTAATTGGCTTGTAAAACATGCCAGGCTCACATAATAAGCTTGGATCAGGCCTTCCTACAAGAACCATTCTCTAACCTATGGAATTCACTCAATGTGAAAGTCTATtgtaaaaaaaagagaa
It includes:
- the LOC122061298 gene encoding uncharacterized protein LOC122061298 yields the protein MGKTLQIVASLISTVAFTAVFQVPGGYNSDPSSKAYGKPLLIDNLDFKSFIRNDMAALSLSLITLMVMFLAPVAGDYFYSSFLKMGTFLICFAILFTAVAFYIVATLFLLRHSRIESVKNLSLLLPVTLL